A single window of Desulfotomaculum sp. DNA harbors:
- a CDS encoding flavin reductase family protein, protein MPVTVVGAMVNGRPNFIAIAHVGILTRHQPHLISLSMSKMHYTNAGIKETKTFSINLMSVENMVPADYVGTFSGKAVDKSQVFEVFYGELKTAPIIAGCPLSMECKLYDVYELPQFDVFIGEIVETYADKNVLTDGKVDLSKVNPLLFDMTGIQYWSIGKAAGKCWNIGRQYGKSE, encoded by the coding sequence ATGCCTGTGACCGTCGTGGGAGCTATGGTCAACGGCAGGCCGAATTTCATAGCTATTGCGCATGTTGGAATATTAACAAGGCATCAGCCTCATCTTATTTCGTTGAGCATGAGCAAGATGCATTACACCAATGCCGGGATAAAAGAAACAAAGACATTTAGTATAAACCTGATGTCAGTGGAGAATATGGTTCCTGCCGATTATGTGGGTACTTTTTCAGGTAAAGCAGTTGACAAATCTCAAGTATTCGAGGTCTTCTACGGCGAGCTCAAGACGGCTCCAATTATTGCCGGGTGCCCTTTGTCTATGGAGTGCAAGCTTTATGATGTTTACGAACTGCCGCAATTTGATGTTTTCATTGGCGAAATAGTTGAAACATATGCCGATAAAAATGTGCTGACAGACGGAAAAGTCGATCTTTCAAAAGTAAATCCTTTATTATTTGATATGACCGGTATCCAATACTGGTCAATTGGCAAAGCAGCCGGCAAGTGCTGGAATATAGGCAGGCAATATGGTAAATCAGAATAA
- a CDS encoding (2Fe-2S)-binding protein, with translation MSDIVLTIDGKEVKAKKDMTVLEAARSAGIHIPTLCYDERMEPYGACRLCVVEIEQRGWWRLVVSCVYPVENNLVVKTRSEKIDRIRKTIIELLLAHAPDAFELVDLAKEYGADRNRFEKEPSFCIHCGLCVRYCAEIKKEFAIGFINRGTKREISFIPEIASKVCWDCKECFPLCPTEALQAAFVLARAMSFPSLDYDANVQGK, from the coding sequence ATGAGTGATATAGTCTTAACGATTGACGGAAAAGAAGTAAAGGCCAAAAAAGATATGACTGTCCTGGAAGCGGCAAGAAGCGCCGGGATACATATTCCCACCTTGTGTTATGACGAGAGGATGGAGCCTTATGGGGCCTGCCGTCTCTGTGTAGTAGAAATAGAACAGCGCGGCTGGTGGAGGCTGGTTGTTTCCTGCGTTTACCCGGTAGAGAATAATCTGGTCGTCAAAACCAGGTCCGAGAAGATAGACAGGATCCGTAAAACAATCATCGAACTGCTGCTGGCTCATGCTCCGGACGCGTTTGAACTGGTGGATTTGGCCAAAGAGTACGGGGCGGACAGGAACCGTTTCGAAAAAGAACCGTCATTCTGCATTCACTGCGGCCTTTGTGTCAGGTACTGCGCCGAGATTAAAAAGGAGTTCGCCATCGGCTTTATCAACAGAGGGACAAAACGGGAGATCAGTTTTATTCCGGAGATAGCTTCCAAGGTATGCTGGGATTGCAAGGAATGCTTCCCGCTTTGCCCGACAGAAGCTCTTCAGGCGGCTTTCGTTTTAGCCAGGGCGATGTCATTCCCCTCGCTTGATTATGACGCTAATGTGCAGGGGAAATAG
- a CDS encoding NADH-quinone oxidoreductase subunit F, with translation MARINSSAELEEVRAAILSARDPNKPCISICAGAGCVASGASEVIAAFKEEIVKRGLEAEIDTKGTGCPGFCERGPILVIYPDEICYVQVQPGDVPEIVSSIKEKTVVERLLFTDAATNEKAVHEYDIPFYKNQERIILGNNIKIDFKSIEDYLAIGGYAALSKSLFQMSEKDVLEEVKKSGLRGRGGAGFPTGSKWEGSSKAPSDIRYVIVNADEGDPGAFMDRAVLEGNPHSVLEGLAIGAYAVGASEGYIYCRQEYPLAVENVNLAIRQAEEYGLLGDNILGTNFNFKVKVHMGAGAFVCGESTALMTALEGRPGEPRPKYVRSNIKGLWQKPSVLNNVETWANVPLIINKGADWFTQYGTATSKGTKIFSLVGKINNTGLVEVPMGVTLRDIVFKIGGGIPGGKKFKAIQTGGPSGGCIPESMLDLEVGFDELTKVGSMMGSGGMIVMDDETCMVDVARYFLEFLTDESCGKCVPCREGIRQMLKTLTNITKGKGKEGDIELLEELAETAVEAALCALGKSAPNPFLSTLKYFRDEYEAHVYEKRCPAMTCKELIAFHIDPALCQACMVCARKCPTGAIIGGKNMIHVVDQEKCTKCGTCFEVCPPRFRAVKKISGEPVPPPIPEEQRVIVRGKGKGAAENE, from the coding sequence ATGGCTCGTATAAATTCGTCCGCTGAATTGGAAGAAGTAAGAGCGGCCATATTGTCAGCAAGGGATCCAAATAAACCTTGCATTTCAATATGCGCCGGCGCCGGTTGTGTCGCTTCCGGCGCAAGTGAAGTAATAGCAGCCTTTAAAGAAGAGATTGTCAAACGGGGCTTGGAGGCCGAAATAGACACCAAGGGAACCGGCTGCCCGGGATTTTGTGAAAGAGGTCCTATTTTAGTCATCTATCCTGACGAAATATGTTATGTCCAGGTGCAGCCCGGAGACGTTCCCGAAATTGTCAGTTCCATAAAAGAAAAGACGGTCGTCGAACGCCTGCTCTTTACCGACGCGGCAACAAATGAGAAGGCAGTTCATGAGTATGATATCCCCTTTTATAAAAATCAGGAGAGAATCATACTCGGCAACAACATTAAAATCGATTTCAAGAGCATCGAAGACTACCTTGCCATTGGCGGTTACGCCGCCCTATCCAAGTCTTTATTCCAGATGAGCGAAAAGGACGTCTTGGAAGAAGTCAAAAAATCGGGACTGAGAGGAAGGGGAGGCGCTGGTTTCCCGACCGGGAGCAAATGGGAAGGATCCAGTAAAGCCCCCAGCGATATCAGGTATGTAATAGTCAACGCTGATGAAGGTGATCCCGGAGCATTTATGGATCGGGCCGTTCTTGAAGGGAACCCTCATTCAGTGCTTGAGGGGCTGGCTATCGGGGCCTATGCTGTCGGCGCTTCTGAAGGCTATATTTACTGCCGGCAGGAGTACCCGCTGGCGGTAGAAAATGTGAATCTTGCCATCAGGCAGGCAGAGGAGTATGGCCTTTTAGGGGATAATATCCTTGGCACGAACTTTAATTTCAAGGTTAAAGTCCATATGGGGGCCGGCGCTTTTGTCTGCGGCGAGTCCACAGCCTTGATGACAGCCCTGGAAGGGCGGCCCGGAGAACCCAGACCGAAGTATGTCCGTTCCAATATTAAGGGGCTATGGCAAAAACCCAGCGTATTGAACAATGTGGAGACCTGGGCCAATGTGCCGCTGATTATCAACAAGGGCGCTGACTGGTTTACTCAATACGGAACCGCAACCAGCAAGGGCACGAAGATTTTCTCCCTGGTCGGCAAAATCAATAATACCGGCCTTGTGGAAGTGCCCATGGGTGTTACCTTAAGAGATATTGTTTTTAAGATCGGCGGAGGAATCCCCGGAGGCAAGAAGTTTAAAGCGATTCAGACCGGAGGGCCGTCCGGCGGATGTATCCCTGAGAGCATGCTGGATCTGGAAGTCGGTTTTGACGAACTTACCAAAGTCGGTTCGATGATGGGTTCCGGCGGAATGATCGTCATGGACGACGAGACCTGCATGGTCGATGTCGCCAGGTACTTCCTGGAATTCCTTACCGATGAATCGTGCGGTAAGTGTGTTCCCTGCCGTGAAGGAATCAGACAGATGCTCAAGACCCTCACCAACATCACCAAAGGAAAAGGAAAAGAGGGCGACATAGAGCTTCTGGAAGAGTTGGCTGAAACAGCCGTTGAAGCCGCCCTTTGCGCTTTAGGAAAAAGCGCCCCGAACCCGTTCTTAAGCACGCTGAAATACTTCAGGGATGAGTATGAGGCGCACGTTTACGAGAAGCGGTGCCCCGCCATGACCTGTAAAGAGTTAATTGCCTTTCATATTGACCCGGCCCTTTGCCAGGCCTGTATGGTTTGCGCCAGGAAATGCCCGACAGGCGCCATTATCGGCGGCAAGAACATGATTCATGTAGTTGACCAGGAGAAATGCACAAAGTGCGGAACCTGCTTTGAGGTTTGCCCCCCCCGTTTCCGCGCTGTGAAGAAGATTTCCGGCGAGCCCGTTCCGCCTCCTATCCCTGAAGAGCAAAGAGTTATTGTCCGGGGCAAAGGAAAGGGGGCAGCGGAAAATGAGTGA
- a CDS encoding NAD(P)H-dependent oxidoreductase subunit E — MDMDKVDQIIDKHNCEASSLIQVLLDIQGANNWLPKEALDRVAERLQVPLTRIQHIATFYKAFSVVPKGRHGVHICLGTACHVRGASRILDTVQDITGLNPGETDLDLKFSLETVNCLGCCALGPVMEVDGKVYGKMAPAKIADALKNYD; from the coding sequence ATGGATATGGATAAAGTAGATCAAATTATTGATAAACATAATTGTGAGGCCAGTTCCCTAATTCAAGTTCTACTGGACATTCAGGGCGCAAACAACTGGCTTCCCAAAGAAGCGTTGGACAGAGTAGCCGAGAGATTGCAGGTTCCTTTAACCAGGATACAGCATATAGCTACCTTCTACAAAGCTTTCAGCGTAGTTCCCAAAGGGCGCCACGGGGTTCACATTTGTCTGGGTACTGCCTGTCATGTCCGTGGCGCATCGCGTATTCTCGACACCGTACAGGACATAACCGGACTTAACCCCGGCGAAACAGACCTGGATTTGAAGTTCAGTCTGGAAACCGTTAACTGTCTTGGTTGCTGCGCATTAGGGCCGGTGATGGAAGTCGACGGTAAGGTCTACGGCAAAATGGCGCCTGCCAAGATAGCAGACGCGCTAAAAAATTATGATTAG
- a CDS encoding methyl-viologen-reducing hydrogenase subunit delta — protein MSTEKFKPKLIGFVCHWUAYGAADLAGVSRLQYTSEMRLVRVMCSGRVDMSFVLRAFSRGADGVFMGGCHLNECNYITHGNFHALSMVNITRALLKHVGLNPERLKLKFMSGSEANVYVEGVNEFVKKIKELGPLGKGEGMDASALKAKLEAVTNLIPYIRLVERERLRGPFKTEEECNEFFASDEFKGLFKETIADKLAVGQIVALLRQQPLTTPEIAKALGLTPSEVSRHLISSSRQKFVRYDEGLKRYALA, from the coding sequence ATGAGTACAGAAAAGTTTAAACCAAAGCTTATAGGCTTTGTATGCCACTGGTGAGCCTACGGCGCCGCTGATTTGGCTGGAGTTTCCAGACTACAATACACATCTGAAATGAGACTCGTTCGCGTCATGTGTTCCGGTAGAGTCGACATGTCGTTTGTACTCCGGGCTTTCTCAAGAGGAGCGGACGGGGTGTTTATGGGTGGCTGCCATCTGAATGAATGTAACTACATTACTCATGGTAACTTCCATGCGCTGAGCATGGTGAATATAACAAGAGCGCTGCTGAAGCATGTAGGGCTGAATCCGGAAAGGTTAAAGCTCAAGTTCATGTCCGGCAGCGAAGCGAATGTTTATGTTGAAGGCGTCAATGAATTTGTCAAGAAGATAAAGGAACTGGGGCCTCTTGGCAAAGGAGAAGGAATGGACGCAAGCGCTTTAAAAGCTAAACTTGAAGCAGTTACAAACCTGATACCCTACATCAGGCTGGTGGAAAGAGAGAGGCTCAGGGGGCCGTTCAAGACAGAAGAAGAATGTAATGAATTCTTCGCCAGTGACGAGTTTAAAGGGCTATTTAAGGAAACAATTGCGGATAAATTGGCAGTGGGCCAGATCGTCGCTCTCCTGCGGCAGCAGCCCCTTACAACCCCGGAGATCGCCAAGGCGTTAGGCCTGACCCCGTCTGAAGTGTCAAGGCACCTGATCAGTTCGTCAAGGCAAAAGTTTGTCAGGTATGACGAAGGCCTGAAGCGGTACGCGCTGGCTTAA
- a CDS encoding heterodisulfide reductase has protein sequence MEVLTYTEVDSIEGEVGDFKATLIRKPRYILEDKCTGCTTCVEYCPVIYPDEFNQDISKNKAVHVYFPQAIPLVAYIDENCLYLKENKCRICEGVCQNNAIDLSQKPEKKEINVGAIILSTGFEPYDPRLREEYRYGEFVNVVTSMDYERLLSSTGAYGGEILRASDLKHPHKIAWIQCVGSRQVLPGGNSYCSAVCCTYAQKQVIITKDHDADCDCVIFHNDVRSYGKDFERFYDRTAALSKMRFIRSYTTIVREDPVTKNVTIRYSTTDEGVKEEEFDMVVLSVGLNPPKNAEGIASKYGIELESHGFCKLDPTNPMITDQPGIFISGAFQGPLDIPESVFSASGAGSQVGELLDYRRGHLSKERIYPDERNVSQEEPRVGVFVCHCGANIGRIVNVPSVVEYALTLPNVVYAQEHLFSCATNSAKEITDIAKEKGLNRVVVAACSPRTLEPLFRDTLREAGINQYYYEMANIREHNSWVHAKEKEEATQKAKDIVRMKVARACLLEPLQEFELPVNKNALVVGGGIAGMTCSLSIANQGHDVYLLEKDAQLGGIARRLHSTLEGLDVQAYLSDLIKQVYQHPLIHVYENAAITEASGYVGNFVTRVQSGRGLTEIKHGAAVIAIGADLYTPTEYLYGEDDRVMTNLELEEKIFQEDEKVVNAESLVMIQCVGCRNEDRNYCSRICCSQSIKNALNLKEKNPDVDIYILFRDMRTYGFKEDYYRGAASKNVRFIRYEPQDPPEIEPAKEGGKSILRVTVTDYVLDKKLELDADIIALAAAVLPSEATKEIAGLFKVVLSPDGFFKEAHVKLRPVEFGTDGVYLCGITHYPKFIQETINQSYGAAGRALTLLSRDTVTASGSVCEVDENRCISCGACITACTYGAIDFYETPTGRKARVNPVLCKGDGLCNTKCATNAIMLKHFNDQEILSEIDALFPEAEEEIEAEGEEAKVVNL, from the coding sequence ATAGAAGTTCTAACCTATACGGAAGTTGACAGCATAGAAGGGGAAGTAGGAGATTTTAAGGCAACATTAATTAGAAAACCCAGGTATATTTTAGAAGATAAATGTACGGGTTGTACTACCTGCGTGGAGTACTGCCCGGTTATATACCCTGATGAATTCAATCAGGATATATCCAAGAATAAGGCCGTCCATGTTTACTTCCCCCAGGCAATTCCGCTTGTCGCATATATCGACGAGAACTGTCTTTACCTTAAAGAGAACAAATGCCGTATATGCGAGGGAGTATGCCAGAACAATGCCATAGACTTAAGTCAGAAGCCTGAGAAGAAAGAGATTAATGTAGGAGCGATCATTCTTTCTACCGGTTTTGAACCGTATGATCCCAGGCTGAGAGAGGAATACCGCTACGGAGAATTTGTCAATGTTGTAACCAGCATGGACTATGAACGGTTGTTGTCATCTACCGGGGCATACGGGGGCGAGATACTGCGTGCTTCCGATTTGAAGCATCCCCATAAAATAGCCTGGATTCAATGCGTAGGTTCCAGACAGGTTCTGCCCGGCGGCAACAGCTATTGTTCGGCGGTATGCTGCACATATGCTCAAAAACAGGTGATTATCACAAAAGATCACGATGCGGATTGTGATTGCGTGATCTTCCATAACGATGTCCGCTCCTACGGGAAGGATTTTGAGCGCTTCTACGACAGGACAGCAGCCCTTTCCAAGATGAGGTTTATCAGGAGCTACACAACAATAGTAAGGGAAGACCCGGTAACCAAGAATGTTACCATACGGTATTCCACAACTGACGAGGGTGTTAAAGAGGAAGAATTCGATATGGTCGTTTTATCGGTCGGCTTGAATCCTCCTAAGAATGCAGAGGGTATTGCAAGCAAATACGGCATCGAGCTTGAGTCTCACGGTTTTTGCAAGCTCGATCCGACTAATCCGATGATTACAGACCAACCTGGAATATTTATCAGCGGAGCTTTCCAGGGTCCCCTGGATATCCCCGAGTCAGTCTTTAGCGCCAGCGGGGCAGGTTCGCAGGTCGGTGAACTCCTTGACTACAGACGGGGACACCTGTCCAAAGAGAGGATTTATCCGGATGAACGGAATGTTTCCCAGGAAGAGCCGAGGGTAGGAGTTTTTGTTTGCCACTGCGGAGCCAACATCGGAAGGATAGTCAATGTTCCTTCCGTGGTTGAATATGCCTTAACCCTGCCTAATGTAGTTTACGCCCAGGAGCATCTGTTCTCCTGCGCTACCAATTCCGCCAAGGAAATAACGGACATAGCCAAGGAAAAAGGGCTTAACCGTGTGGTTGTCGCCGCCTGTTCTCCCAGAACCCTTGAGCCGTTATTCCGGGATACACTGCGAGAGGCGGGAATTAACCAGTATTACTACGAAATGGCCAATATCCGGGAGCATAACTCCTGGGTCCATGCCAAGGAAAAAGAAGAAGCCACCCAGAAGGCCAAGGACATAGTCCGGATGAAAGTAGCCCGGGCCTGTCTCTTAGAGCCCCTGCAGGAATTTGAACTGCCGGTAAATAAAAATGCGCTGGTAGTCGGCGGAGGCATAGCCGGTATGACCTGCTCTTTGTCCATAGCCAATCAGGGGCATGATGTTTACCTTCTGGAAAAGGATGCCCAGCTTGGAGGAATAGCGCGCAGGCTGCATTCCACCCTGGAGGGGCTGGATGTTCAGGCTTATTTGAGTGATTTGATCAAGCAAGTATACCAGCACCCTTTAATCCATGTGTATGAAAATGCTGCAATCACGGAGGCTTCTGGTTATGTGGGTAATTTCGTAACCAGGGTGCAGTCCGGCAGAGGGCTTACGGAAATAAAACACGGCGCAGCCGTCATCGCAATAGGCGCTGATTTATACACGCCTACCGAATACCTTTACGGGGAAGATGATAGGGTAATGACCAACCTCGAGTTGGAGGAGAAAATCTTCCAGGAAGACGAAAAGGTTGTCAACGCCGAGAGTCTTGTGATGATCCAGTGCGTGGGCTGCAGAAATGAAGACAGAAATTACTGCAGCAGGATCTGCTGCAGCCAGTCGATAAAGAACGCCTTGAATCTGAAAGAGAAAAACCCCGATGTGGATATATACATCCTCTTCCGGGATATGAGGACGTACGGGTTTAAAGAGGACTATTACAGGGGAGCGGCAAGTAAAAATGTAAGGTTCATCCGCTATGAGCCGCAGGATCCACCCGAGATTGAACCGGCCAAAGAAGGCGGCAAGAGCATCTTAAGGGTTACGGTGACAGATTATGTTTTAGATAAGAAACTTGAACTGGACGCTGATATAATTGCTCTGGCTGCCGCAGTTCTTCCCTCGGAAGCAACCAAGGAAATAGCCGGGTTATTCAAGGTGGTTTTAAGCCCGGACGGCTTCTTCAAAGAAGCCCATGTCAAATTAAGACCTGTAGAGTTCGGTACAGACGGCGTTTACCTTTGCGGGATAACTCACTATCCCAAGTTTATCCAGGAAACGATTAACCAGTCTTACGGAGCTGCAGGCAGGGCTTTGACGCTTCTATCACGTGATACGGTCACCGCTTCCGGGTCCGTCTGCGAGGTGGACGAGAACAGGTGTATTTCGTGCGGGGCGTGTATCACAGCATGTACTTACGGCGCCATAGATTTTTATGAGACGCCGACAGGCAGGAAGGCAAGAGTAAATCCTGTCCTGTGTAAAGGAGACGGCCTGTGCAACACAAAGTGCGCGACAAATGCGATTATGCTCAAGCACTTTAATGATCAAGAGATCTTAAGCGAAATTGACGCGCTGTTTCCCGAGGCTGAGGAAGAGATCGAAGCAGAAGGTGAAGAAGCAAAGGTTGTAAATCTGTAA
- a CDS encoding heterodisulfide reductase subunit A, producing MEKEQIVEQISRLCGEKEFGDVMVVGGGISGIQASLDLAAAGFKVYLVEKAPSIGGHMAQLDKTFPTNDCSM from the coding sequence GTGGAAAAAGAACAAATTGTAGAACAGATTTCCCGGCTTTGCGGTGAAAAAGAATTTGGAGACGTAATGGTTGTTGGTGGCGGAATCAGCGGCATTCAAGCATCACTTGATCTTGCCGCCGCTGGTTTTAAGGTTTACCTTGTTGAGAAGGCCCCCAGTATTGGCGGCCACATGGCTCAGCTTGACAAGACCTTTCCGACCAACGACTGCTCCATGTGA
- a CDS encoding formate dehydrogenase accessory sulfurtransferase FdhD encodes MQEAIDIAAAKLALEVTCDRFSEKGWVKVPVYVPSEREVTIYVNQKELVTILCTPTKLNFLVLGFLYSEGIISGMGDVAMMRVCDDESEVDVRLADPEFEAPKKRKLTSGCGGGYAFQTEGKKVESELVIAPKEVFSLLKQFQDRMDLYRFSGGVHASALSDTKNLLVVSEDIGRHNTLDKIQGECLLKELPTRDTILLSTGRISSEMLFKVAKMQVPLVVSRHSPTGGAVLLAQELGITLVGHARGNRLSVYSHPERLGCATN; translated from the coding sequence ATGCAGGAAGCGATTGACATAGCGGCTGCGAAGTTGGCGTTGGAAGTAACCTGCGATCGCTTTTCAGAAAAGGGATGGGTCAAGGTTCCGGTTTATGTTCCCAGCGAAAGGGAAGTGACTATTTATGTCAATCAGAAGGAACTGGTTACTATCCTGTGCACTCCGACCAAGCTCAATTTTCTCGTCCTCGGATTCCTGTACTCAGAGGGAATTATCTCGGGCATGGGAGATGTGGCGATGATGCGGGTGTGTGACGATGAATCCGAAGTCGACGTGAGGCTGGCTGACCCCGAATTTGAAGCGCCGAAAAAACGGAAACTTACTTCCGGCTGCGGCGGCGGTTATGCTTTTCAGACCGAGGGGAAAAAGGTTGAATCGGAGCTGGTCATTGCGCCGAAGGAAGTGTTTTCACTATTAAAGCAGTTTCAGGATCGGATGGATTTGTACCGGTTTAGCGGCGGTGTGCACGCCTCGGCTTTGTCCGATACCAAGAATCTGCTTGTAGTGTCTGAGGATATTGGACGGCATAACACACTGGACAAGATCCAGGGCGAATGCCTGCTCAAAGAACTGCCGACCAGAGATACAATTTTATTGAGCACCGGCCGCATTTCATCGGAAATGCTGTTCAAGGTGGCAAAGATGCAGGTCCCGTTGGTTGTTTCCCGTCATTCGCCGACGGGGGGCGCTGTTTTACTTGCTCAAGAACTGGGTATCACGCTGGTTGGCCATGCGCGTGGAAATCGCCTGTCGGTGTATTCCCACCCGGAGCGACTTGGCTGTGCAACAAATTAA